The genomic window AAGCACGTGTGATGTGGATCTGTTTGTCTCACCATGATCAGTTTGCCATCCTTGATTTCTCTGACGAACTTGGTCTCTTTGCCGTCCCACTTCTGGACGTGGACCAACTTGTCTCCCTCCAGACTCACTGTGGActgaataaataacaagtgAGGAGAAAAGTCAAGATGCTGCCAACTGTTGGTCTGTTTCAGGAGGTCTCAAGATCACAACTCTTGTCTCTGAATCTAAAAGAGCAGCAAAGAAATGCTGCAGAAGTCCTGGATTAAATAGATTTGACTTATTTAACACTTCTTTGAATCATTCCTTGAATGTCTGGACTTTGAAAAAGTGCCTAAATTAGCTTTTAACCACTCGTAtgcaataattaataaataagtaattCAGCCTCCTTTCTATCAACTTACTTTGCAGTTCCTGTCATCAGCAGTGGCCTCGTCAAACTCCTCTCCCAGCTTGAAAGAGATCTCAGTGTTTTTGAAGGTGCTCTGGGTGCGAATCACCACCTTGTCGCCCTCCTGGCTGATGATCACAGTCGGCTTGGTCACATTCCCGACCTGCCGGGTGGCAAAGCCCACACCTGAGCCGGGGACAGAGGTAAAATATGACTGTTAACGTCATGTTTAAATACAGTCTTTAAACATATGATTTGCATTAATGCAAAGTAAGTTTGCATTAGTGAAGCGTTACTCACCAAGTGCCTTCATGTACTCATCAAAGTTCTCACTGTCAA from Anabas testudineus chromosome 24, fAnaTes1.2, whole genome shotgun sequence includes these protein-coding regions:
- the LOC113148946 gene encoding fatty acid-binding protein, brain; this encodes MVDAFCATWKLVDSENFDEYMKALGVGFATRQVGNVTKPTVIISQEGDKVVIRTQSTFKNTEISFKLGEEFDEATADDRNCKSTVSLEGDKLVHVQKWDGKETKFVREIKDGKLIMNLTFEDIHAVRTYEKA